ACGATGTCCACGCCCTCGTCGACGAGCCAGTGGGCGAAGGCGACGAAGTGGTCAGGCGGACTCGTCGTCATGTTCGGCCCCCAGTGGAGGGCGGCGACGAGCAACTGTGGATTCCACTGGCGGGCGCGAGCGAGAACCTCACGAACCCTGATTCGCGTCGGGCCGTGGCGAGGATCTACCTCGATGAGGGCCGTCCCGTACTTGTCGTGGTCTGCGGCGTACTCCGGCGTGTTGTCGGTGAACGACACCATCGCCACGCGAACCCCGTTCAGCGCGAACACGGCGGGGTCGAGCGCGGTATCGAGGTTCCGGCCCGCACCAGCGTGGGCGATTCGCGCCGCGTCGAGGTGGTCTAGCGTGTCGCCGAGGGCGGTCGGGCCGAAGTCCATGACGTGGTTATTTGCGAGACTCACCGCAGACACTCCGGCCGCGGTGAGCGCGGGAATCGCCCACATCGGGTCCGCCCGGAAGTGAAACGGTCGGTAGGTTTTCGTCCAGGGCATTCCGTTCGTCGAGAGACAACACTCCAGATTACAGACGAGGCCGTCAAGGTCCGTGAGGCGGGAACGGCAGTCTCCCCAGA
This sequence is a window from Haladaptatus sp. QDMS2. Protein-coding genes within it:
- a CDS encoding CapA family protein, yielding MAPTRRLGLLGDVMLGRLVDERQRWLPPETVWGDCRSRLTDLDGLVCNLECCLSTNGMPWTKTYRPFHFRADPMWAIPALTAAGVSAVSLANNHVMDFGPTALGDTLDHLDAARIAHAGAGRNLDTALDPAVFALNGVRVAMVSFTDNTPEYAADHDKYGTALIEVDPRHGPTRIRVREVLARARQWNPQLLVAALHWGPNMTTSPPDHFVAFAHWLVDEGVDIVYGHSAHLFHGVEVYEDGLILYDTGDFVDDYAVDSHLHNDHGFIFEVTLTPEGLSQLRCSPTEIYDFSVHIARPEAATWCRETMRDRSAPFDTEFERDGEDLVLAL